From one Thermogemmatispora onikobensis genomic stretch:
- a CDS encoding GTP-binding protein — MHETRPKLIIAGGFLGAGKTTLLLQAAAILHQRGLRVALITNDQGRELVDTALAAAWSGEAVAEVTAGCFCCRFSDLLEAVADLERRIEPHVILAEPVGSCTDLQATVILPLLHLYREHYRPACLSIVVDGPRLSHLIRHGDLSLLNDDVAYLFARQIEEGDLLLINKSDLLAADEQLFLRNWLRAYCPGVPVLPMTARRRESVALWLDNLLQDVNTARVSEAEAHRLDDLDYRRYARAEARLGWLNARGRLQSSHPIGTSNGEAGRVLAWAAALLSQLQERLARAGLVIAHIKLLVAPQALRRLLSEEPDRRQVPDRAEAAASQQEQLQGRLIKASLCGPAPAAISWDARSAHLLPDEAVWLLNARVDCSPAVLETHVRAVLAAAPGGLQAEIEELSAFQPAPPQPHYRFGPGVSQHGPP, encoded by the coding sequence GTGCACGAAACCAGGCCCAAGCTGATCATCGCCGGTGGCTTTCTGGGAGCGGGCAAGACCACCCTCCTGCTTCAGGCTGCCGCCATCCTGCATCAGCGCGGCCTGCGCGTGGCCCTGATTACCAACGACCAGGGGCGCGAACTCGTCGACACCGCCCTGGCCGCCGCCTGGTCGGGCGAGGCCGTCGCCGAGGTCACCGCGGGCTGTTTCTGCTGCCGTTTCAGCGACCTGCTAGAGGCCGTCGCCGACCTGGAGCGGCGCATCGAGCCGCACGTTATTCTGGCCGAGCCAGTTGGGAGCTGCACCGACCTGCAGGCCACCGTCATCCTCCCCCTCTTACACCTCTACCGCGAGCATTACCGTCCAGCCTGTCTGAGCATCGTCGTCGACGGTCCGCGTCTCTCCCATCTGATCCGGCACGGCGACCTGAGCCTGCTCAACGATGACGTCGCCTATCTCTTCGCCCGCCAGATCGAAGAGGGTGACCTGCTCCTGATCAACAAAAGCGACCTGCTCGCTGCCGACGAGCAGCTCTTTTTGCGCAACTGGCTGCGGGCCTACTGTCCCGGGGTACCAGTCCTGCCCATGACGGCGCGCCGGCGCGAGAGCGTGGCCCTCTGGCTCGATAATCTGCTGCAGGACGTCAACACTGCCCGCGTCAGCGAGGCCGAAGCCCATCGCCTGGATGACCTCGACTATCGGCGCTATGCGCGGGCCGAAGCGCGTCTGGGCTGGCTCAACGCCCGTGGTCGCCTGCAGTCCTCTCATCCGATCGGGACCAGCAACGGCGAAGCGGGCCGGGTACTGGCCTGGGCTGCCGCCCTGCTCAGCCAGCTTCAGGAGCGGCTGGCGCGCGCCGGGCTGGTCATCGCCCATATCAAGCTACTCGTCGCCCCGCAGGCCCTGCGGCGCCTCCTCAGCGAGGAGCCGGACAGGCGCCAGGTTCCCGATCGCGCGGAGGCGGCGGCCAGCCAGCAGGAGCAGCTCCAGGGGCGCCTGATCAAAGCCAGCCTCTGCGGTCCCGCGCCGGCGGCCATTAGCTGGGACGCGCGCAGCGCCCATCTGCTGCCCGACGAGGCTGTCTGGCTGCTCAATGCCCGCGTCGACTGCTCGCCCGCCGTCCTTGAAACGCACGTGCGCGCCGTCCTGGCGGCGGCCCCCGGAGGACTGCAGGCCGAGATCGAAGAGTTGAGCGCCTTCCAGCCGGCGCCCCCCCAGCCGCATTACCGTTTTGGGCCGGGCGTCAGCCAGCACGGCCCTCCCTGA